In Monodelphis domestica isolate mMonDom1 chromosome 4, mMonDom1.pri, whole genome shotgun sequence, one DNA window encodes the following:
- the ZPR1 gene encoding zinc finger protein ZPR1 isoform X2: MTRLLLTKIPFFKEIIVSSFSCEHCGWSNTEIQSAGRIQEQGVRYTLSVKVPEDMNREVVKTDCATARIPELDFEIPAFSQKGALTTVEGLISRAISGLEQDQPARRAKGEALAGKIDEFVAKLKQLKRVDSPFTFIIDDPSGNSFVENPYAPRKDDALVVTHYNRTPQQGDMLGLKTEEPEEKSADPIEDLRNEVLQFNTNCPECNAPATTNMKLVQIPHFKEVIIMATNCENCGHRTNEVKSGGAVEPMGTRITLHITDPSDMTRDILKSETCSVEIPELEFELGMGALGGKFTTLEGLLKDICNLVTRNPFTLGDSSNPDRTEKLEEFSQKLDWIIEGKLNAHFILDDPAGNSYLQNVYAPEDDPEMKIERYKRTFDQNEDLGLNDMKTEGYEAGLTPQR; this comes from the exons ATGACTCGACTTCTGCTAACCAAGATTCCCTTCTTCAAAGAGATCATCGTAAGCTCTTTCTCCTGTGAGCATTGTGGCTGGTCCAACACAGAGATTCAGTCTGCAGGCAGGATCCAGGAACAGGGTGTGCGCTATACCTTGTCTGTTAAGGTCCCTGAG GACATGAACCGAGAGGTGGTGAAAACAGATTGTGCCACAGCAAGGATCCCAGAGTTAGACTTTGAGATTCCCGCTTTCAGCCAAAAGGGAG CTCTGACCACTGTTGAAGGATTAATTAGTCGTGCCATCTCTGGTTTGGAGCAGGACCAACCAGCCCGAAGG GCAAAAGGAGAAGCCCTGGCTGGGAAAATTGATGAGTTTGTTGCCAAGCTGAAGCAACTGAAGAGAGTGGACTCCCCATTCACTTTT ATCATTGATGATCCCTCAGGGAACAGTTTTGTGGAGAATCCATATGCCCCTCGGAAAGATGATGCTCTGGTGGTCACACATTACAACAGGACGCCCCAGCAAGGGGACATGTTGGGGCTCAAG ACTGAAGAACCTGAAGAGAAGTCTGCTGACCCTATAGAAGATCTCAGGAATGAA GTGTTACAGTTCAACACAAATTGTCCGGAATGCAATGCTCCTGCCACCACCAATATGAAATTAGTGC AAATCCCCCACTTCAAAGAGGTTATCATCATGGCCACCAATTGTGAGAATTGTGGGCATCGAACTAATGAG GTAAAGTCAGGAGGTGCAGTGGAGCCCATGGGCACCAGGATCACCCTTCATATCACAGATCCCTCAGACATGACCAGGGATATCCTGAAG TCTGAAACATGCAGTGTGGAAATCCCTGAACTGGAATTTGAGCTAGGCATGGGTGCCCTGGGAGGCAAGTTTACCACCTTGGAGGGACTTCTGAAAGACATCTGTAATCTG GTGACCAGGAACCCCTTTACACTGGGTGACAGCTCCAACCCTGACCGCACAGAAAAGTTGGAGGAGTTTAGCCAGAAGCTGGACTGG ATCATAGAGGGCAAGTTGAATGCTCACTTCATTCTGGATGATCCAGCAGGAAACAGCTACTTACAG AATGTATATGCCCCTGAAGATGACCCAGAGATGAAGATAGAACGCTATAAACGCACATTTGATCAGAACGAGGATCTGGGGCTCAATGACATGAAGACAGAAGGCTATGAGGCTGGATTGACTCCTCAGCGGTAG
- the ZPR1 gene encoding zinc finger protein ZPR1 isoform X1, with the protein MSALRALDPGVGAGVGPGSTAAASGPPGGTSLASGNLFHPISAEDEDQQPTEIESLCMNCYGNGMTRLLLTKIPFFKEIIVSSFSCEHCGWSNTEIQSAGRIQEQGVRYTLSVKVPEDMNREVVKTDCATARIPELDFEIPAFSQKGALTTVEGLISRAISGLEQDQPARRAKGEALAGKIDEFVAKLKQLKRVDSPFTFIIDDPSGNSFVENPYAPRKDDALVVTHYNRTPQQGDMLGLKTEEPEEKSADPIEDLRNEVLQFNTNCPECNAPATTNMKLVQIPHFKEVIIMATNCENCGHRTNEVKSGGAVEPMGTRITLHITDPSDMTRDILKSETCSVEIPELEFELGMGALGGKFTTLEGLLKDICNLVTRNPFTLGDSSNPDRTEKLEEFSQKLDWIIEGKLNAHFILDDPAGNSYLQNVYAPEDDPEMKIERYKRTFDQNEDLGLNDMKTEGYEAGLTPQR; encoded by the exons ATGTCGGCTCTCCGGGCACTAGATCCTGGTGTCGGGGCCGGGGTAGGACCGGGGTCCACCGCTGCCGCCTCTGGACCCCCCGGGGGCACCTCTCTCGCCTCCGGGAACCTGTTCCATCCCATCAGTGCCGAGGATGAGGATCAGCAGCCTACGGAGATCGAGTCCCTGTGCATGAACTGTTATGGCAAT GGGATGACTCGACTTCTGCTAACCAAGATTCCCTTCTTCAAAGAGATCATCGTAAGCTCTTTCTCCTGTGAGCATTGTGGCTGGTCCAACACAGAGATTCAGTCTGCAGGCAGGATCCAGGAACAGGGTGTGCGCTATACCTTGTCTGTTAAGGTCCCTGAG GACATGAACCGAGAGGTGGTGAAAACAGATTGTGCCACAGCAAGGATCCCAGAGTTAGACTTTGAGATTCCCGCTTTCAGCCAAAAGGGAG CTCTGACCACTGTTGAAGGATTAATTAGTCGTGCCATCTCTGGTTTGGAGCAGGACCAACCAGCCCGAAGG GCAAAAGGAGAAGCCCTGGCTGGGAAAATTGATGAGTTTGTTGCCAAGCTGAAGCAACTGAAGAGAGTGGACTCCCCATTCACTTTT ATCATTGATGATCCCTCAGGGAACAGTTTTGTGGAGAATCCATATGCCCCTCGGAAAGATGATGCTCTGGTGGTCACACATTACAACAGGACGCCCCAGCAAGGGGACATGTTGGGGCTCAAG ACTGAAGAACCTGAAGAGAAGTCTGCTGACCCTATAGAAGATCTCAGGAATGAA GTGTTACAGTTCAACACAAATTGTCCGGAATGCAATGCTCCTGCCACCACCAATATGAAATTAGTGC AAATCCCCCACTTCAAAGAGGTTATCATCATGGCCACCAATTGTGAGAATTGTGGGCATCGAACTAATGAG GTAAAGTCAGGAGGTGCAGTGGAGCCCATGGGCACCAGGATCACCCTTCATATCACAGATCCCTCAGACATGACCAGGGATATCCTGAAG TCTGAAACATGCAGTGTGGAAATCCCTGAACTGGAATTTGAGCTAGGCATGGGTGCCCTGGGAGGCAAGTTTACCACCTTGGAGGGACTTCTGAAAGACATCTGTAATCTG GTGACCAGGAACCCCTTTACACTGGGTGACAGCTCCAACCCTGACCGCACAGAAAAGTTGGAGGAGTTTAGCCAGAAGCTGGACTGG ATCATAGAGGGCAAGTTGAATGCTCACTTCATTCTGGATGATCCAGCAGGAAACAGCTACTTACAG AATGTATATGCCCCTGAAGATGACCCAGAGATGAAGATAGAACGCTATAAACGCACATTTGATCAGAACGAGGATCTGGGGCTCAATGACATGAAGACAGAAGGCTATGAGGCTGGATTGACTCCTCAGCGGTAG